In a genomic window of Mycolicibacterium neoaurum VKM Ac-1815D:
- a CDS encoding alcohol dehydrogenase catalytic domain-containing protein, with protein sequence MRAAVMSGVGAPRLVDIAVPEPGPGEVRVAVRACGVCGSDLHLIDGDIPVPEIPLILGHEASGVIDKVGPGVSAPVAPGDRVLVNPIVVCGTCRACRAGRTNQCPDNIVLGVARGRGGRLRGRTCGQRPPDTGIDRLRHRGDHGRCGGRAVPCHPDRRGARG encoded by the coding sequence ATGCGCGCGGCGGTGATGTCCGGGGTGGGAGCCCCGCGCCTTGTCGATATCGCGGTTCCCGAACCGGGGCCCGGTGAGGTGCGGGTGGCGGTGCGTGCCTGCGGGGTATGCGGTTCGGACCTGCACCTCATCGACGGCGATATTCCGGTGCCCGAGATCCCGCTGATCCTCGGCCACGAGGCGTCCGGCGTCATCGACAAGGTGGGACCAGGTGTGTCCGCCCCCGTGGCACCCGGGGACCGTGTGCTGGTCAACCCCATCGTGGTCTGCGGGACATGCCGGGCCTGCCGCGCGGGCCGGACCAACCAGTGCCCCGACAACATCGTGCTCGGGGTGGCGCGCGGGCGCGGCGGCCGACTACGTGGTCGTACCTGCGGGCAACGTCCACCGGATACCGGAATCGATCGACTTCGCCACCGCGGCGATCATGGCCGATGCGGTGGCCGGGCCGTTCCATGCCATCCGGACCGCCGGGGTGCGCGCGGGTGA
- a CDS encoding zinc-binding dehydrogenase — MADAVAGPFHAIRTAGVRAGDTVAVFGLGGLGIHAVMILKQVVGARVVGVDTYDAALQRAAGFGVDIVIDARAGLPSQQIHAETGGVDASFEFVGRADTVEQAVRSLRPGGLCSVMGIGTDKLGGSMSVSTFVANEWTLRGSYGYVPADLDDLIELVGGGTLRIAGTISHRMPLHDYQQGLATLRDRSRNPIRVVIDVDNRPTDE, encoded by the coding sequence ATGGCCGATGCGGTGGCCGGGCCGTTCCATGCCATCCGGACCGCCGGGGTGCGCGCGGGTGACACGGTGGCGGTGTTCGGACTCGGCGGACTCGGCATCCACGCGGTCATGATCCTCAAGCAGGTGGTGGGTGCAAGGGTGGTCGGCGTCGATACCTATGACGCTGCCCTGCAGCGGGCGGCCGGGTTCGGGGTGGATATCGTCATCGATGCCCGGGCGGGCCTGCCGAGTCAGCAGATTCACGCCGAAACCGGCGGGGTCGACGCCAGTTTCGAGTTCGTCGGCCGCGCCGATACGGTCGAACAGGCGGTCCGCAGCCTACGGCCGGGCGGGCTGTGTTCGGTGATGGGAATCGGAACCGACAAGCTCGGCGGCAGCATGTCGGTCTCGACGTTCGTCGCCAACGAATGGACGCTGCGCGGATCCTACGGTTACGTCCCCGCCGACCTCGATGACCTGATCGAGCTGGTGGGCGGGGGCACGCTGCGCATCGCGGGGACCATCAGTCATCGCATGCCCCTGCACGACTACCAGCAGGGGCTGGCCACCCTGCGCGATCGCAGCCGTAACCCGATCCGGGTGGTGATCGACGTCGACAACCGGCCTACGGATGAATGA